A region of Mobula birostris isolate sMobBir1 chromosome X, sMobBir1.hap1, whole genome shotgun sequence DNA encodes the following proteins:
- the LOC140191497 gene encoding uncharacterized protein yields the protein MNLIITTCLGVLVGILKTDGFKLCPHRCSCDDFSHFVDCKRRSLTSIPRDIPHGTWMLDIRYNNLAEIPCGSFSGLWSTRVVLLARNRINRIHSGAFESLNFLESLDLDQNRIKFLPGDLSNSLQHLIELRLSNNHVEYIHGDSMRNLESLQKLDLSGNLITSMESGVFRGLLKLRTLFLKNNRLVVIENGYFLMLQSLEVLHLENNNISTIQGEAFGSLRSLNLLCLNGNRLNHINFKTFLNIQTQGTHLQLARNHWTCDCDLQRVFGKIVSVRHLHVDDYSNITCSAPGHLLGYPLVAVDSQLCVAETATVLVITGTVLVTVIAAMVMAERNRKKAGNKSWNDNDGPFDSQEK from the coding sequence ATGAACCTAATTATTACCACTTGCCTCGGTGTCTTGGTGGGCATCCTGAAGACCGATGGATTCAAACTGTGCCCGCACCGTTGCTCCTGCGATGATTTTTCCCATTTCGTGGACTGTAAAAGGCGTTCCCTGACTTCCATCCCGAGGGATATCCCACACGGCACATGGATGCTAGACATTAGATACAACAACCTGGCTGAGATTCCCTGCGGTTCCTTCAGCGGACTGTGGTCCACGCGGGTAGTCCTGTTGGCTCGCAACCGAATCAATCGCATCCATTCTGGAGCCTTCGAGTCCCTGAATTTTCTGGAAAGCCTAGATCTGGATCAAAATCGTATAAAGTTTCTACCCGGGGATCTTTCTAATAGCCTGCAGCACTTGATAGAACTGAGACTGTCGAATAACCATGTTGAATACATACACGGCGACAGCATGCGGAATTTGGAAAGCCTGCAGAAGTTGGACCTGAGCGGCAATTTGATCACGTCCATGGAAAGCGGGGTTTTCAGAGGTCTGCTCAAACTCCGGACTCTGTTCCTGAAAAACAACAGGCTGGTCGTCATTGAAAACGGATACTTCCTCATGCTACAAAGTCTGGAAGTTCTTCACTTGGAGAATAACAACATTTCAACCATCCAGGGAGAAGCGTTCGGCTCTCTGCGGAGCTTGAATCTCCTGTGTTTGAATGGAAATCGTTTGAATCACATCAACTTCAAAACGTTTCTGAACATTCAGACTCAAGGAACCCACCTGCAGCTCGCTCGTAATCATTGGACGTGTGACTGCGATCTCCAGAGAGTGTTTGGGAAGATCGTCAGTGTTCGGCATCTGCATGTAGACGATTACAGCAACATCACGTGTTCAGCTCCTGGACACCTCCTGGGATATCCACTGGTAGCAGTGGATTCGCAGCTGTGCGTGGCCGAGACTGCCACCGTCTTGGTGATAACTGGCACGGTGCTGGTCACTGTCATCGCCGCCATGGTTATGGCCGAAAGGAACCGGAAGAAAGCCGGGAACAAGAGTTGGAACGACAACGACGGGCCCTTTGACTCTCAGGAGAAATGA